The genomic stretch GCGTCAGAACGCCGTTTTCATAAATCAGGCTGCACGCCAGGCCGTCAATTTTCGGCTCGACCACATATTCAACCGGCTCGCCGCCTAAAACGCCGCGCACCCGCGCATCGAACGCCGCAAGATCCTCAAGGGAGAAAGCGTTGGCAAGGCTCAGCAGCGGCGCAATATGCTGCGCCGCGCCAAAACCGGGCGCGACCGCGCCGCCTACCCTTTGCGTCGGGGAATCGGCCGTTTTAAGTTCGGGATGTGCCGTTTCCAATTCCCGCAGCCGCCGTAGGAGCGCGTCGTATTCGGCGTCAGATATTTCCGGGCGGTCCAGCACATAGTAATTGTACTCCTGTCGGCGGATTTGCGCCCGCAAAGCGTCTATTTCTCTCATGTTGGACTCCGGCCGCCAAAATAAAGTTTAGTCAGCGGCGCGTACTTCGTATTGAGCCTTTTTATTCCCTGCCCGGGGAAAGCGGCCGCCACTTCCTGAAAACCGTCGCGCTCAATGGAAGAGACGACTGTTCCCAGGCCGAAGCGAGGGTGGCTCACCTTGTCTCCCGCCGCGAACACGGCGCCGCCCGCCGCCCGCGGCGGCGCGGGCGGCGGCAAACTGTTGCAAGGGGCGGCTCTTTGCGCCGGCGCAGGGGGCAAAAAGGCCTTTGCCCCTTCGCAAACGTCCAAAAGCTGTTTCGGGATTTCCAGCAAAAAACGCGAAGGCCGGTAACTTACTGTCCGTCCGTAAATTGAGCGCGAATCCGTGCCGGAAACAAAAAGGAGCCGCCGCGCCCGGGTAATGCCGACATAGCAAAGCCGCCGTTCCTCCTCGATCGCGCTTTCATTGCGCAAAGAGCGTTCATGGGGAAAGATGCCTTCCTCCATGCCGGGCATGAACACCACCGGATATTCCAGCCCCTTGGCCGAATGCAGCGTCATCAGCGTAACCGCGTCCTCGTTGTTTTTGGCCTCGTCAATGTCCGACACCAGCGCGATATGCTGCAAAAAAGTTTCCAAGGAAGCGTCTTCTTCTTTGGCGAAATCCCGGGCCACGGTCAACATCTCCCGCAGGTTGTCCAACCGCCCTTGCGCCTGTACGCTGTTTTCGGCTTTAAGTTCCGCGGCGAAACCGGTATCGTCCATAATCCGCTCCAAAAGGTCAGCCAAAGGCCAGGCGCCCATTCCGGAGCGCAATCCGTCCAAAAGGCCGCGCAGTTCGCGGATCTTGCCGGCAAGCCGCCCCGTAAGCCCCGCCGCTTCCGGCTCAAGCAGAGCGTCGTACAAAATGCAGCCGCGCTTGCCGGCAAAGGCTCGCAATTTGGCGACGGTAGCCGCGCCGATCCCGCGCCCCGGCACATTGATGATCCGCAAAAGGCTCACTTCGTCGCCGGGATTGAAGATCACCCGCAAATAGGCGATCATGTTTTTTATCTCCATGCGCTCGTAGAATTTAAGGCCGCCTACGATTACGTAAGGGACGCCGCCGCTTATCAGCATTTCCTCAAAAACGCGCGACTGA from Acidaminococcales bacterium encodes the following:
- a CDS encoding UvrD-helicase domain-containing protein, with protein sequence MEEILKGLNAEQERAARHTNGPLLVLAGAGSGKTRVLTSRIACLLAGGVRPWRVLAITFTNKAAREMKERVERLVGAAAKDIWLYTFHSFCARFLRTEISALAGYNRNFVIYDTADSLNVLKSCLKELNLDDKRFKPGSVLEAISTAKAALRGAAEFSQNAGGFYEGKIAGLYEMYERKLKESNALDFDDLQLLTVRLLSKDAEVRERWQDKFLYVLVDEYQDTNRPQYLITRMLCDKTRNLFVVGDIDQSIYAWRGADIRNILDFETDYPEAQTIKLECNYRSTRNILDAANAVIKNNAQRKPKSLWTLNEAGAALVYCRAANERAEARFVVEKMMALRRGGDKYGSMAVLYRTNTQSRVFEEMLISGGVPYVIVGGLKFYERMEIKNMIAYLRVIFNPGDEVSLLRIINVPGRGIGAATVAKLRAFAGKRGCILYDALLEPEAAGLTGRLAGKIRELRGLLDGLRSGMGAWPLADLLERIMDDTGFAAELKAENSVQAQGRLDNLREMLTVARDFAKEEDASLETFLQHIALVSDIDEAKNNEDAVTLMTLHSAKGLEYPVVFMPGMEEGIFPHERSLRNESAIEEERRLCYVGITRARRLLFVSGTDSRSIYGRTVSYRPSRFLLEIPKQLLDVCEGAKAFLPPAPAQRAAPCNSLPPPAPPRAAGGAVFAAGDKVSHPRFGLGTVVSSIERDGFQEVAAAFPGQGIKRLNTKYAPLTKLYFGGRSPT